The following proteins are co-located in the Carassius gibelio isolate Cgi1373 ecotype wild population from Czech Republic chromosome A21, carGib1.2-hapl.c, whole genome shotgun sequence genome:
- the LOC127941513 gene encoding SH3 and PX domain-containing protein 2B isoform X4, whose amino-acid sequence MLEQYVAVTDYEKQESSEISLYVGQVVEVIEKNESGWWFVSTEDAQGWVPATCLEAQDDPDDFSLPAEEEEKYTAIYPYSARDQDEIDLERGMTVEVIQKNLEGWWKIRYQGKEGWAPASYLKKADILSQKMTAGAPVHASTNDLEVASKQQNANKENKENQRDRFSPFSESKSKAGARQRPPPRRDLSIPRGVNLPKPPVAPQVEEEYYTIADFQTTIPDGISFQAGLKVEVIEKNSSGWWYIQIEDKEGWAPVTFIDKYKKTSNATRPNFLAPLPGEMDQQKLDDSSSNNTNSEHSWSKPLPDEPPSNSDFSTRSKLREWKPNAVKGSSHFPGPLPPPPPSSPMAEEKPALPPRRESINKSMELEDKPKADLPKPLPPKPPAPGVIVPLVTPKAAPVKPDKPPEMKKEEKNKQLYLRNEMGLECGHNISAKEVKKFNLKHVAKQPPKPKADLHEDKPDLASLAPFPKPKPVVRPKPPPAAKPEPLAKNELDITNLRNKLRPSKAPELGGNSSDPNQQSDPPPNNGRTNEESKSPNKQQNGHDPSETTKPPPTTAKEPPQRPSVAPRRPPPPKKPSEPASPTDTKAPQKDLPEAKPSAPPQSRPPPPKTKPKDKEKEEPKAKIPVPPKPPIKTEKPGPPRDKLPPLIKDSTKEELFLAVADFEGDDQTPRFKEGAVFEVLEKSSSGWWFCKNVSDGPVMEAWIPSNYLTKKP is encoded by the exons AGGAGAAGTACACTGCAATCTATCCATACTCTGCACGTGATCAAGATGAGATTGATTTGGAAAGAGGCATGACTGTGGAGGTCATTCAGAAAAACTTGGAAGGCTGGTGGAAGATCAG ATACCAAGGAAAAGAGGGCTGGGCCCCGGCGTCCTATCTGAAGAAAGCTGATATCCTCAGTCAGAAGATGACTGCTGGCGCTCCAGTTCATGCCAGCACTAATGACCTAGAAGTGGCTTCCAAACAGCAGAATGCCAACAAAGAAAACAAGGAGAATCAACGCGACCGATTTTCGCCATTTTCAGAAAGCAAGAGCA AAGCAGGAGCGCGACAGAGACCACCACCACGCCGTGATCTATCTATA CCGCGAGGAGTGAATCTGCCTAAACCTCCAGTCGCCCCACAAGTAGAGGAGGAGTATTACACCATAGCTGATTTTCAGACAACCATCCCAGATGGCATTAGCTTCCAGGCAGGACTGAAAGTCGAA GTCATTGAGAAGAACTCTAGTGGCTGGTGGTACATTCAGATCGAAGATAAAGAAGGCTGGGCTCCAGTCACATTCATTGACAAATACAAGAAGACTAGCAATGCCACTAGGCCTAACTTTTTGGCCCCACTTCCTGGTGAGATGGATCAGCAGAAGCTTGATGATTCCTCAAGCAATAATACCAACTCTGAGCATAGTTGGTCCAAACCCCTGCCAGACGAACCTCCATCCAACTCAGATTTTTCCACCCGATCCAAGCTGAGAGAATGGAAGCCCAATGCAGTTAAAGGGAGCTCTCATTTTCCAGGACCcttacctcctcctcctccatcctCACCCATGGCTGAAGAGAAGCCAGCTTTACCGCCAAGGAGAGAATCCATCAACAAGAGCATGGAACTGGAGGATAAACCCAAAGCAGACCTTCCTAAACCCCTCCCACCCAAACCACCAGCCCCAGGGGTCATCGTCCCATTGGTGACTCCAAAAGCAGCCCCAGTCAAGCCAGACAAACCCCCAGAGATGAAGAAGGAGGAGAAGAACAAGCAACTCTATCTGCGCAATGAGATGGGCTTGGAGTGTGGGCACAACATCTCAGCCAAGGAGGTGAAAAAGTTCAACCTAAAGCATGTGGCCAAGCAGCCCCCCAAACCCAAAGCAGATTTGCATGAAGACAAGCCAGATTTGGCCAGCCTAGCTCCGTTCCCGAAGCCAAAACCAGTGGTCAGACCAAAGCCCCCACCAGCGGCCAAACCAGAGCCGCTGGCCAAGAATGAGCTAGACATCACAAACCTTCGAAATAAGCTTCGTCCATCTAAAGCTCCAGAGCTCGGTGGTAACTCGAGTGATCCCAACCAGCAGAGTGATCCTCCCCCGAATAATGGCAGAACAAACGAAGAGTCAAAGTCCCCCAATAAACAACAAAATGGCCATGACCCATCAGAAACAACTAAACCACCACCAACAACAGCAAAAGAGCCTCCCCAAAGGCCTTCTGTTGCACCTAGAAGACCTCCTCCACCAAAGAAACCCTCTGAGCCGGCCAGTCCTACAGACACCAAAGCTCCCCAAAAAGACTTGCCAGAGGCCAAGCCATCTGCCCCTCCTCAGAGCAGACCGCCGCCacccaaaacaaaaccaaaagacaAGGAGAAGGAGGAACCCAAGGCCAAAATACCTGTGCCACCAAAGCCCCCCATTAAGACCGAAAAACCAGGGCCTCCGAGGGACAAACTCCCACCTCTTATCAAAGATTCGACCAAGGAGGAGCTGTTCTTAGCTGTGGCGGACTTTGAAGGAGACGATCAGACGCCTCGCTTTAAAGAGGGTGCTGTTTTCGAAGTTCTGGAGAAAAGTAGCAGTGGCTGGTGGTTTTGTAAAAATGTGAGCGATGGGCCAGTGATGGAGGCCTGGATCCCTTCCAATTACCTGACCAAGAAACCTTAG